One genomic region from Conexibacter woesei DSM 14684 encodes:
- a CDS encoding OsmC family protein, giving the protein MSLPAALDTLTAAVDADAANAQVGFRVTGSLTGPTKVALRSGRHAVTVDEPPALGGADAGASPVEHALIALASCHAIAYRVWATKLGLELDDVEVRAEGELDLRGFLGLDTSVRAGFTDVRIVVTPKGPEPAERYRELAEAVDQHCPVLDLFSNATPVERELAIAAEPAGAS; this is encoded by the coding sequence ATGTCGCTGCCCGCCGCCCTCGACACCCTCACCGCCGCCGTCGACGCCGACGCCGCCAACGCGCAGGTCGGATTCCGCGTGACCGGCAGCCTCACGGGACCGACCAAGGTCGCCCTGCGCTCCGGCCGCCACGCCGTCACCGTCGACGAGCCGCCCGCGCTCGGCGGGGCCGACGCCGGCGCCTCGCCCGTCGAGCACGCGCTGATCGCGCTCGCCTCCTGCCACGCGATCGCGTACCGCGTGTGGGCGACGAAGCTCGGCCTCGAGCTGGACGACGTCGAGGTCAGGGCCGAAGGCGAGCTCGACCTGCGCGGCTTCCTCGGGCTCGACACGTCGGTGCGCGCCGGCTTCACGGACGTGCGGATCGTCGTGACGCCGAAGGGGCCCGAGCCGGCCGAGCGCTACCGCGAGCTTGCCGAGGCGGTCGACCAGCACTGCCCCGTGCTCGACCTGTTCTCGAACGCGACGCCGGTCGAGCGCGAGCTCGCCATCGCAGCGGAGCCCGCCGGCGCAAGCTGA
- a CDS encoding SDR family NAD(P)-dependent oxidoreductase — MTGAAGASDAAGASDAAGASDAVGASGATLPFAGRVALVTGAGSGIGAATVRELAARGARVGAVDLDPRAAHAVADAVVAAADNGGGEVAAFGCDVRDGASCRAAVAAVAERFGGLDAVVNSAGVVRYGRLDELTEEEWDVQLDTNLRGVFLILRHAIPLLRERGGGAIVNVASTQAFASQELVPAYAASKGAIVALTRTLALDHARDGIRVNAVAPGAVRTAMLDQAADRFSPGDPAAAVAEWGARQPIGRVIDPAEIARVITFLLSDDASAVTGSTYLADGGATAKLST, encoded by the coding sequence GTGACTGGCGCGGCCGGCGCGAGCGACGCGGCCGGCGCGAGCGACGCGGCCGGCGCGAGCGACGCGGTTGGCGCGAGCGGCGCGACTCTCCCCTTCGCGGGCCGCGTCGCGCTCGTGACGGGCGCGGGCAGTGGGATCGGGGCGGCGACGGTGCGCGAGCTGGCGGCTCGGGGGGCGCGAGTCGGGGCGGTCGACCTCGACCCGCGGGCCGCTCACGCGGTCGCCGATGCGGTCGTGGCGGCGGCGGACAACGGCGGCGGCGAGGTGGCGGCATTCGGCTGCGACGTCCGCGACGGCGCCTCCTGCCGCGCCGCCGTCGCCGCGGTCGCGGAGCGGTTCGGCGGGCTCGACGCCGTCGTCAACAGCGCCGGCGTCGTCCGCTACGGGCGGCTCGACGAGCTGACCGAGGAGGAGTGGGACGTCCAGCTCGACACCAACCTGCGCGGCGTCTTCCTGATCCTCCGCCACGCGATCCCGCTGCTGCGCGAGCGTGGCGGCGGCGCGATCGTCAACGTCGCCTCGACGCAGGCGTTCGCGAGCCAGGAGCTGGTGCCGGCCTACGCCGCCTCGAAGGGGGCGATCGTCGCGCTGACGCGCACGCTCGCGCTCGACCACGCGCGCGACGGGATCCGCGTCAACGCGGTCGCGCCCGGCGCCGTGCGGACGGCGATGCTCGACCAGGCGGCCGACCGCTTCTCGCCCGGCGATCCCGCCGCGGCGGTCGCCGAGTGGGGCGCCCGCCAGCCGATCGGGCGCGTGATCGACCCGGCCGAGATCGCGCGCGTGATCACGTTCCTGCTGAGCGACGACGCCTCCGCAGTGACCGGCTCGACGTACCTCGCCGACGGCGGCGCGACCGCCAAGCTCTCGACATGA
- a CDS encoding MFS transporter, whose amino-acid sequence MTPSAEPRTSPQPQAAPTAPLPRATAARLAVLALGTFAVGTDGFVVAGVLTRIADDLRVSVAAAGMLVTAFAIAYAVAAPVLSTLLGRLGGRTVLALALLGLAVTNALSALAPSYPLLLGARVLAAVAAAAYTPTAFATAAQLAPERWRGRVLSVVSGGLTVALVVGVPLGTLIGRHAGWRATFWTVAALSALALAGVLATLAPLPARSQGPLRERLALLRHPATLRILALTLVAMAASYAAYTYVDAIAAAATGSDGGVGLVLAVYGIGALLGNGLTGVASDRWGPRPVIAAALAVHAAALALVGLLAAVAPAWALAPLVFAAGAWGAGIWMVTAPQQQRLLRAERERGPLALSLNSSAIYAGIGLGSLLGGVVLDTLDPAAVCAAGVLGTLLALALLGRTKPARAYADATIPSVDTS is encoded by the coding sequence ATGACACCTTCGGCCGAACCGCGAACCAGCCCGCAGCCGCAAGCCGCGCCAACCGCGCCGCTCCCGCGTGCGACCGCCGCCCGCCTCGCCGTCCTCGCGCTCGGCACGTTCGCCGTCGGCACCGACGGCTTCGTCGTCGCCGGCGTGCTGACGCGGATCGCGGACGACCTGCGCGTCTCGGTCGCCGCCGCGGGCATGCTCGTGACCGCCTTCGCGATCGCCTACGCGGTCGCGGCGCCCGTCCTCTCGACGTTGCTCGGCCGGCTCGGCGGGCGCACCGTGCTCGCGCTCGCGCTGCTCGGCCTCGCCGTCACCAACGCGCTCTCCGCGCTCGCCCCGAGCTATCCGCTGCTGCTCGGCGCGCGGGTGCTCGCCGCCGTCGCGGCGGCGGCCTACACGCCGACGGCGTTCGCGACCGCGGCGCAGCTCGCGCCGGAACGCTGGCGTGGGCGTGTGCTCTCGGTCGTCAGCGGCGGGCTGACGGTCGCGCTCGTCGTCGGCGTCCCGCTCGGCACGCTGATCGGCCGGCACGCCGGCTGGCGCGCGACCTTCTGGACGGTCGCCGCGCTGAGCGCGCTGGCGCTCGCCGGGGTGCTCGCGACGCTGGCGCCGCTGCCGGCGCGGTCGCAGGGGCCGTTGCGGGAACGGCTCGCGCTGCTGCGTCATCCCGCGACACTGCGGATCCTCGCGCTGACGCTCGTCGCGATGGCCGCCAGCTACGCCGCCTACACCTACGTCGACGCGATCGCCGCTGCGGCGACCGGCTCGGACGGCGGCGTCGGGCTCGTGCTCGCGGTCTACGGGATCGGCGCGCTGCTCGGCAACGGGCTGACCGGCGTCGCGAGCGATCGCTGGGGGCCGCGCCCGGTGATCGCCGCGGCGCTTGCGGTGCATGCCGCCGCGCTGGCGCTCGTCGGCCTGCTCGCGGCCGTCGCGCCCGCCTGGGCGCTGGCGCCGCTGGTCTTCGCAGCGGGCGCGTGGGGCGCGGGCATCTGGATGGTGACCGCGCCTCAGCAGCAGCGCCTGCTGCGCGCCGAGCGCGAGCGCGGCCCGCTCGCGCTGTCGCTCAACAGCTCGGCGATCTACGCCGGGATCGGGCTCGGCTCGCTGCTCGGCGGCGTCGTCCTCGACACGCTCGACCCCGCCGCTGTCTGCGCCGCGGGCGTGCTCGGGACGCTGCTCGCGCTCGCGCTGCTCGGCCGCACAAAGCCCGCCCGTGCCTACGCCGACGCCACGATCCCGTCCGTCGACACGTCGTAG
- a CDS encoding CocE/NonD family hydrolase: MSAQAWPTRTTVDVRIERDVPVPLPDGTTLRADVWRPADGEPAPVLLQRTPYDKSFALVVQTGLDPARAVAAGYAVVVQDVRGRYASEGTFEPLVHEAADGAATVAWAAAQPFCDGRVAMYGGSYVGATQLLAAGERPPALRALLPHVTAADYHDDWFYEGGAFQLGFALNWARALAAGELARRRERGEDVAALEQLLEAELADPLAAYARLPLTDHPLLAELAPSYFDWLAHPLRDDFWRAISPRERFGAIDVPALHLGGWHDVFLPGTLEGYVALRAAGRAPQRLVVGPWAHAGWGDAVGELIYGPEASRYALDPTDLHLRWFDSVLGGEAPDPDAPPVRIFVAGADRWRDEDDWPLARARTRRLHLRADASLTWEPPETGESQRTYVYDPANPVPTTGGRTLMPGHEASIALGARDQRAVQARPDVLLYTSAPLPHELEVTGAVRLMLHAASSALDTDWTAKLIDVRPDGRALGVTDGILRARCRDGLDSTRLLEPGRPERFTIEVGPTSIVFGRGHRVQLELSSSNFPRFDRNPNTGGDPAQARACDLTPAHQRVFHDAARASWLELPVVPT; the protein is encoded by the coding sequence ATGAGCGCGCAGGCCTGGCCGACCCGCACGACGGTCGACGTCCGCATCGAGCGCGACGTGCCCGTCCCGCTGCCGGACGGGACGACGCTGCGCGCCGACGTCTGGCGCCCGGCCGACGGCGAGCCCGCCCCCGTCCTGCTCCAGCGCACGCCGTACGACAAGTCGTTCGCGCTCGTCGTGCAGACCGGGCTGGACCCGGCGCGCGCGGTCGCGGCCGGGTACGCCGTCGTCGTGCAGGACGTGCGCGGCCGCTACGCGTCGGAGGGGACGTTCGAGCCGCTCGTGCACGAGGCGGCCGACGGCGCCGCGACCGTCGCCTGGGCCGCCGCGCAGCCGTTCTGCGACGGGCGCGTCGCGATGTACGGCGGCTCCTACGTCGGCGCGACGCAGCTGCTCGCGGCCGGCGAGCGGCCGCCCGCGCTGCGCGCGCTGCTCCCCCACGTCACCGCCGCCGACTACCACGACGACTGGTTCTACGAGGGCGGCGCGTTCCAGCTCGGCTTCGCGCTCAACTGGGCGCGCGCGCTCGCCGCCGGCGAGCTGGCGCGGCGCAGAGAGCGCGGCGAGGACGTCGCCGCGCTGGAGCAGCTGCTCGAAGCGGAGCTGGCCGACCCGCTCGCCGCGTACGCGCGGCTGCCGCTGACCGACCACCCACTGCTGGCGGAGCTGGCGCCGTCCTACTTCGACTGGCTCGCGCACCCGCTGCGCGACGACTTCTGGCGCGCGATCTCGCCGCGCGAACGGTTCGGCGCGATCGACGTGCCGGCGCTCCACCTCGGCGGCTGGCACGACGTCTTCCTGCCCGGCACGCTGGAGGGCTACGTAGCGCTGCGCGCCGCCGGCCGCGCGCCGCAGCGGCTCGTGGTCGGGCCGTGGGCGCACGCCGGCTGGGGCGACGCGGTCGGCGAGCTGATCTACGGCCCGGAGGCGAGCCGCTACGCGCTCGACCCGACCGACCTGCACCTCCGGTGGTTCGACTCGGTGCTCGGCGGCGAAGCGCCCGACCCCGACGCTCCGCCCGTCCGCATCTTCGTCGCGGGCGCCGACCGCTGGCGTGACGAGGACGACTGGCCGCTCGCCCGCGCCCGCACGCGCCGGCTGCACCTGCGCGCCGACGCGTCGCTGACGTGGGAGCCGCCGGAGACCGGCGAGTCGCAGCGCACCTATGTGTACGACCCGGCCAACCCCGTCCCGACGACCGGCGGGCGGACGCTGATGCCCGGCCACGAGGCGTCGATCGCGCTCGGCGCGCGCGACCAGCGCGCGGTGCAGGCGCGTCCCGACGTGCTCCTCTACACCAGCGCGCCGCTCCCGCACGAGCTGGAGGTGACGGGCGCGGTGCGGCTCATGTTGCACGCGGCCAGCTCCGCGCTCGACACCGACTGGACCGCCAAGCTGATCGACGTGCGGCCGGACGGGCGCGCGCTCGGCGTGACCGACGGCATCCTCCGCGCCCGCTGCCGCGACGGGCTCGACAGCACGCGGCTGCTGGAGCCGGGCCGGCCCGAGCGGTTCACGATCGAGGTCGGACCGACGTCGATCGTCTTCGGCCGCGGCCACCGCGTCCAGCTCGAGCTGTCGAGCAGCAACTTCCCCCGCTTCGACCGCAACCCGAACACCGGCGGCGATCCGGCACAGGCGCGAGCATGCGACCTGACGCCCGCGCATCAGCGCGTCTTCCACGACGCGGCGCGCGCCTCGTGGCTGGAGCTGCCGGTCGTCCCGACCTGA
- a CDS encoding type 2 periplasmic-binding domain-containing protein — MRAIGWDHPRCIEPMLAASAAWQALTGVTVAWEFRPLADFNDRPLHELSAGYDLLVIDHPAIPEAVGRDALRPLEELLPAERVRRLAREAVGPSGRSYRWDGATWALAVDAACQVSARRPLLLRELGEPEPQTWPAVLGLARRRPGLVALPLLPADALCALLSIAATLGQPLALGGEVPAAAVELLAELTPLLHPASWTSAPPRLLVRMAAGEPIAYVPLTFGYSGLAGGELRFGEAPTGPAGRRAPILGGAGLTVSASSRDAVLAASFAAWLCEERAQRDVVLAHGGQPAHAAVWSAPRLAGAAGGFYADTRRSIEAAYVRPAHPAWPAFHREAGAELARALAEREPAERIAARLTGRLDAIQAAAA, encoded by the coding sequence ATGCGCGCGATCGGCTGGGACCACCCGCGCTGCATCGAGCCGATGCTCGCCGCCTCCGCCGCGTGGCAAGCGCTGACGGGCGTCACCGTCGCGTGGGAGTTCCGCCCGCTGGCCGACTTCAACGACCGGCCGCTGCACGAGCTTTCAGCCGGCTACGACCTGCTCGTGATCGACCACCCGGCGATTCCGGAGGCGGTCGGGCGCGACGCGCTGCGGCCGCTGGAGGAGCTGCTGCCGGCCGAGCGCGTGCGCCGGCTGGCGCGCGAGGCGGTCGGGCCGAGCGGGCGCAGCTACCGCTGGGACGGCGCGACGTGGGCGCTCGCGGTCGACGCCGCCTGCCAGGTCAGCGCGCGGCGCCCGCTGCTGCTGAGAGAGCTGGGCGAGCCGGAGCCGCAGACGTGGCCGGCCGTGCTGGGGCTTGCGCGTCGGCGGCCGGGGCTCGTGGCGCTGCCGCTGCTGCCGGCCGACGCGCTCTGCGCGCTGCTGTCGATCGCCGCGACGCTCGGGCAGCCGCTCGCGCTCGGCGGCGAGGTGCCGGCGGCGGCGGTCGAGCTGCTGGCGGAGTTGACGCCGCTGCTGCACCCCGCGTCGTGGACGAGCGCGCCGCCGCGGCTGCTGGTGCGGATGGCGGCCGGCGAACCGATCGCGTACGTGCCGCTGACGTTCGGCTACAGCGGCCTGGCGGGCGGCGAGCTGCGCTTCGGCGAGGCGCCGACGGGACCGGCGGGGCGGCGGGCGCCGATCCTCGGCGGCGCCGGGCTGACCGTCTCGGCGTCGAGCAGGGACGCGGTGCTCGCGGCCTCGTTCGCCGCCTGGCTGTGCGAGGAGCGCGCACAGCGCGACGTCGTGCTCGCGCACGGCGGCCAGCCCGCGCATGCCGCCGTCTGGTCGGCACCGCGGCTGGCCGGCGCGGCGGGCGGCTTCTACGCCGACACGCGCCGCAGCATCGAGGCCGCCTACGTCCGCCCCGCGCACCCGGCATGGCCGGCGTTCCACCGCGAGGCGGGCGCCGAGCTGGCGCGCGCGCTCGCCGAGCGCGAGCCGGCGGAGCGGATCGCCGCGCGGTTGACCGGGCGGCTGGACGCGATACAGGCGGCGGCGGCGTGA
- a CDS encoding vitamin K epoxide reductase family protein, with amino-acid sequence MPAADLAPQPAAADADATGAFLARAIGWILTFAGAAGLLAAFTLTVEKIRLLEDPTHVPACSINAVLSCGSVMSSPQAEAFGVPNPLLGIAGFSALAALGVALVAGARLPRWLWLAIQAGVTFALGFVHWLFFQSVYRIEALCPYCMVVWVAAIVAFVYVTLRNLAEGALPTPRALRVPAAAAVRNHGVIVTVWLLAVGLLIGVAFWDYWRTLL; translated from the coding sequence TTGCCGGCAGCTGACCTCGCGCCGCAGCCCGCCGCGGCGGACGCCGACGCGACCGGCGCCTTCCTCGCGCGCGCGATCGGCTGGATCCTCACGTTCGCCGGCGCCGCCGGGCTGCTCGCGGCGTTCACGCTGACGGTCGAGAAGATCCGGCTGCTGGAGGACCCGACGCACGTCCCGGCGTGCTCGATCAACGCGGTCCTCTCGTGCGGGTCGGTGATGAGCAGCCCGCAGGCGGAGGCGTTCGGCGTGCCGAACCCGCTGCTCGGGATCGCCGGCTTCTCCGCCCTCGCCGCGCTCGGCGTGGCGCTCGTCGCGGGCGCGCGGCTCCCGCGCTGGCTGTGGCTCGCGATCCAGGCCGGCGTCACCTTCGCGCTCGGCTTCGTCCACTGGCTCTTCTTCCAGAGCGTCTACCGGATCGAGGCGCTCTGCCCGTACTGCATGGTCGTCTGGGTCGCCGCGATCGTCGCGTTCGTCTACGTGACGCTCCGCAACCTCGCGGAGGGAGCGCTCCCGACCCCGCGCGCGCTGCGCGTGCCGGCCGCCGCCGCGGTCCGCAACCACGGCGTGATCGTGACCGTATGGCTGCTCGCCGTCGGGCTGCTGATCGGCGTCGCGTTCTGGGACTACTGGCGGACGCTGCTCTAG
- a CDS encoding CaiB/BaiF CoA transferase family protein: protein MTDEHGPLSHLRVLDFTQLLQGPLATQILADLGADVVKFEKPGGEWMRHWGILASRTHGEMDSFLAFNRNKRSVAVDLKDPDTIAAILRLAEDADVVVENFRPGVMERLGLGYDAFAQRNPRIVYASSSGYGQTGPYAGRPGQDLLAQAMTGALTLTGRRDDPPMACGIGIADEYTGMHLVTAILAAVCHRDASGEGQRVAVDLFSCTVAAQQQELTVHLNRDEPLERAAGNVGHVGGTAPFGIYTTSDGHLALAMMALPRLGQILGVDWLDRFDSDELAFSERDTVHALLDAHFATDTTARWLELLDAHDVWCAPVQDHAALERDPQLAHARLLWEVPVGDDPGATFRTVGSPFSFSKTPPRLRRGVPRAGQDTAAVLGALEPA from the coding sequence GTGACCGACGAGCACGGACCGCTCTCGCACCTCAGAGTGCTCGACTTCACCCAGCTGCTGCAAGGCCCGCTGGCGACCCAGATCCTCGCCGACCTCGGCGCCGACGTCGTCAAGTTCGAGAAGCCCGGCGGCGAGTGGATGCGCCACTGGGGGATCCTCGCCTCGCGCACCCACGGCGAGATGGACTCGTTCCTCGCGTTCAACCGCAACAAGCGCTCGGTCGCCGTCGACCTGAAGGACCCCGACACGATCGCCGCGATCCTGCGCCTGGCCGAGGACGCCGACGTCGTCGTCGAGAACTTCCGCCCCGGCGTGATGGAGCGGCTCGGGCTCGGCTACGACGCGTTCGCGCAGCGCAACCCGCGGATCGTCTACGCCAGCTCCAGCGGCTACGGGCAGACCGGCCCGTACGCCGGCCGCCCCGGCCAGGACCTGCTGGCGCAGGCGATGACGGGCGCGCTGACGCTGACCGGCCGGCGCGACGACCCGCCGATGGCGTGTGGGATCGGGATCGCCGACGAGTACACGGGGATGCACCTCGTGACCGCGATCCTCGCGGCGGTCTGCCACCGCGACGCGAGCGGCGAGGGCCAGCGCGTCGCGGTCGACCTCTTCTCCTGCACCGTCGCCGCGCAACAGCAGGAGCTGACCGTCCACCTCAACCGCGACGAGCCGTTGGAGCGCGCGGCGGGGAACGTAGGCCACGTCGGCGGAACGGCGCCGTTCGGGATCTACACGACGAGCGACGGCCACCTCGCGCTCGCGATGATGGCGCTGCCGCGGCTCGGGCAGATCCTCGGGGTCGACTGGCTCGACCGCTTCGACAGCGACGAGCTGGCGTTCAGCGAGCGCGACACCGTCCACGCGCTGCTCGACGCGCACTTCGCGACCGACACGACGGCGCGCTGGCTGGAGCTGCTCGACGCGCACGACGTCTGGTGCGCGCCGGTCCAGGACCACGCGGCGCTGGAGCGGGACCCGCAGCTCGCGCACGCCAGGCTGCTGTGGGAGGTGCCGGTCGGCGACGACCCCGGCGCGACGTTCCGCACCGTCGGCTCGCCGTTCTCGTTCTCCAAGACGCCGCCGCGGCTGCGGCGCGGCGTGCCGCGCGCGGGCCAGGACACCGCGGCGGTGCTGGGAGCGCTGGAGCCGGCGTGA
- a CDS encoding VOC family protein has translation MASQSRLTFVNLPVADVAASQAFFGTLGFEFNPKFTDESCACMVVSEQAFVMLIDRARFADFTSKPIADATATTEAIVCVSAIDRDDVDRFADTALGAGGTVARDPMDYGFMYGRSFHDLDGHLWEVMWMSAEAVEQGPADMAQPV, from the coding sequence ATGGCCTCGCAGTCCCGTCTCACCTTCGTGAATCTCCCCGTCGCCGACGTCGCCGCCTCGCAGGCGTTCTTCGGCACGCTCGGCTTCGAGTTCAACCCGAAGTTCACCGACGAGTCGTGCGCGTGCATGGTCGTCAGCGAGCAGGCGTTCGTGATGCTGATCGACCGTGCCCGCTTCGCCGACTTCACCTCCAAGCCGATCGCCGACGCGACCGCGACCACCGAGGCGATCGTCTGCGTCTCGGCCATCGACCGCGACGACGTCGACCGCTTCGCCGACACCGCGCTCGGCGCCGGCGGGACGGTCGCACGCGACCCGATGGACTACGGCTTCATGTACGGGCGCAGCTTCCACGACCTCGACGGGCATCTGTGGGAGGTCATGTGGATGAGCGCCGAGGCGGTCGAGCAGGGCCCGGCCGACATGGCCCAGCCGGTCTAG
- the pdxR gene encoding MocR-like pyridoxine biosynthesis transcription factor PdxR, with translation MPDPQSTSGPELLLPLDRAPGAPPLHAQLEEALREAVRGGTLAPGTRLPASRVLAADVGVSRQLVVEAYTQLVAEGYLEARRGSGTRVAATSPSLEDTPPPPGPTPPPPRFDFRPGLPDLGAFPRTAWRRVLVRALRDAPAAAFGYPDPQGEPALRATLAGYLRRVRGVAAAPERIVICGGFAQALGLLGAALRERGETVVALEDPGVVDRDAMLARSGLATVPVPVDADGLRIDALARTTARAVVTTPTHQFPLGVALAPARRARLLDWAREHRLVIEDDYDAEFRYDRTPVGALQGLAPEHVAYVGSASKTLAPALRLGWIVAPAALVPALVEAKRLADRGTPALDQLALSELIDSGGYDRHLRQLRRRYRERRTALATALAQAAPAIELTGMDAGLHAVAHLPRGTSAAAVDALLAAAARDGVAAHPLARYHADPSAAPPALVLGYAQLSTEAIAEGVARLAATARGI, from the coding sequence ATGCCGGATCCTCAGTCCACTTCAGGCCCGGAGCTGCTGCTCCCGCTCGACCGCGCGCCCGGCGCGCCGCCGCTGCACGCCCAGCTGGAGGAGGCGCTGCGCGAGGCGGTCCGCGGCGGCACGCTCGCACCGGGCACCCGCCTGCCGGCGTCGCGCGTGCTCGCGGCCGACGTCGGCGTCTCGCGCCAGCTCGTCGTCGAGGCGTACACGCAGCTCGTCGCCGAGGGCTACCTCGAGGCCCGCCGCGGATCGGGCACGCGGGTCGCCGCGACGAGCCCCTCCCTCGAGGACACCCCACCGCCGCCCGGCCCCACGCCTCCCCCGCCGCGCTTCGACTTCCGCCCCGGCCTGCCCGACCTCGGCGCCTTCCCGCGCACGGCGTGGCGACGGGTGCTCGTGCGGGCGCTGCGCGACGCGCCGGCGGCGGCGTTCGGCTACCCCGACCCGCAGGGCGAGCCCGCACTCCGCGCGACGCTCGCCGGCTACCTGCGACGTGTCCGCGGCGTCGCCGCCGCACCAGAGCGGATCGTGATCTGCGGCGGCTTCGCACAGGCGCTCGGACTGCTCGGCGCGGCCCTGCGCGAGCGCGGCGAGACGGTCGTCGCGCTCGAAGACCCCGGCGTGGTCGACCGCGACGCGATGCTCGCGCGCAGCGGGCTCGCGACGGTCCCGGTGCCGGTCGACGCCGACGGCCTGCGGATCGACGCGCTCGCGCGGACGACCGCCCGCGCCGTCGTCACGACGCCGACGCACCAGTTCCCGCTCGGCGTCGCGCTCGCGCCGGCGCGCCGTGCGCGGCTGCTCGACTGGGCGCGTGAGCATCGCCTCGTGATCGAGGACGACTACGACGCCGAGTTCCGCTACGACCGCACGCCGGTCGGCGCGTTGCAGGGGCTTGCGCCCGAGCACGTCGCCTACGTCGGCTCCGCCTCCAAGACGCTGGCGCCGGCGCTGCGGCTCGGCTGGATCGTCGCGCCCGCGGCGCTCGTGCCGGCGCTCGTCGAGGCCAAGCGGCTCGCCGACCGCGGCACGCCGGCGCTCGACCAGCTCGCCCTCAGCGAGCTGATCGACAGCGGCGGCTACGACCGGCACCTGCGCCAGCTGCGGCGCCGCTACCGCGAGCGCCGCACGGCGCTCGCGACGGCGCTCGCACAGGCGGCGCCGGCGATCGAGCTGACCGGGATGGACGCTGGCCTCCACGCCGTCGCCCACCTCCCCCGCGGGACCTCCGCCGCGGCGGTCGACGCGCTGCTCGCCGCCGCCGCGCGCGACGGTGTCGCCGCGCATCCGCTCGCCCGCTACCACGCCGACCCGAGCGCGGCCCCACCCGCGCTCGTGCTCGGCTACGCACAGCTCAGCACCGAGGCGATCGCCGAGGGCGTCGCCCGGCTCGCTGCGACAGCGCGCGGGATCTGA
- a CDS encoding sigma-70 family RNA polymerase sigma factor, with protein sequence MLSSSDASFGIERELESHRRALTGYCYRMLGSGSEAEDAVQETMVRAWRAADRLEARAALKSWLYRIASNVCFDILQSSQRRAQPMDLGPSSNADAALGAGLPESTWIQPIADARVLPTESDPASVVDSRETLRLAFVAALQHLPPRQRAVLILREVLRWQATEVAELLDTSVASVNSALQRARATLESLDLDAGDSAAAVDDAEQQELLRRYVDAFERYDISSLVTLLHDDAKFSMPPLALWLEGPEQVAPFMLGPGAHCEGSRVLVTSANGGPAIAIYHPVENGYEPWAIVVLEMNGGAISGLHHFIYPELFAEFGLPTRLDA encoded by the coding sequence GTGCTCAGTAGCTCTGACGCAAGCTTCGGCATCGAGCGCGAGCTCGAATCCCACCGCCGCGCCCTGACGGGCTACTGCTACCGGATGCTCGGCTCCGGCAGCGAGGCCGAGGACGCGGTGCAGGAGACGATGGTGCGCGCCTGGAGAGCCGCCGACCGGCTGGAGGCGCGCGCCGCGCTGAAGTCCTGGCTCTACCGGATCGCGAGCAACGTCTGCTTCGACATCCTCCAGAGCTCGCAGCGGCGCGCGCAGCCGATGGATCTCGGCCCCTCCTCCAACGCCGACGCCGCGCTCGGCGCCGGCCTGCCGGAGTCGACCTGGATCCAGCCGATCGCCGACGCACGCGTGCTGCCGACCGAGTCCGACCCGGCTTCCGTGGTCGACTCGCGCGAGACGTTGCGGCTCGCGTTCGTCGCCGCGCTCCAGCACCTCCCGCCCAGACAGCGCGCGGTGCTGATCCTCCGCGAGGTGCTGCGCTGGCAGGCGACCGAGGTCGCCGAGCTGCTCGACACCTCCGTCGCCTCCGTCAACAGCGCGCTGCAGCGCGCCCGCGCGACGTTGGAGTCGCTCGACCTCGACGCCGGCGACTCCGCCGCCGCGGTCGACGACGCCGAGCAGCAGGAGCTGCTGAGACGGTACGTCGACGCATTCGAGCGCTACGACATCAGCTCGCTCGTCACGCTGCTGCACGACGACGCGAAGTTCTCGATGCCGCCGTTGGCGCTGTGGCTGGAGGGGCCCGAGCAGGTCGCCCCGTTCATGCTCGGCCCCGGCGCCCACTGCGAGGGCTCGAGAGTGCTCGTCACCTCCGCCAACGGCGGCCCGGCGATCGCGATCTACCACCCGGTCGAGAACGGCTACGAGCCGTGGGCGATCGTCGTGCTGGAGATGAACGGCGGGGCGATCAGCGGCCTGCACCACTTCATATACCCCGAGCTGTTCGCCGAGTTCGGGCTCCCGACGCGGCTCGACGCCTAG